From one Lasioglossum baleicum chromosome 11, iyLasBale1, whole genome shotgun sequence genomic stretch:
- the LOC143213216 gene encoding putative phosphorylase b kinase regulatory subunit alpha isoform X4 → MRSRSNSGVRLDYYQRIVHKIIMDHQNAVTGLFPASPENDHAWVRDNIYCILAVWGLSMAYKKIADADEDRAKTYELEQSCVKLMRGLLMAMMQQKEKVEKFKSTQNPHDALHAKYSSVNGQSVVGDTEWGHLQIDAISLYLLVLAQMTASGLQIVFNLDEVAFIQNLVFYIESAYCTPDYGIWERGDKTNHGLPELNASSIGMAKAAMEAMNELDLFGARGGATSVIHVLADEAQKCQAVLQSMLPRESNSKELDSGLLPVISFPAFAVDEPNLIQLTRDAITRKLQGRYGCKRFLRDGYKTAKEDPNRLYYEPWELRMFENIECEWPLFFCYLIVDYCFQGNKEAVEDYTKLLEDIMIKGDDGIKLVPELYSVEAGNVSAEYAEPGSQKRIALGRCPFMWAQSLYILGKLLQEGFLAVGELDPLNRRLCSEKKPDVVVQVVILAEDAEIREKIAQHDIHVQTIAEVSPIEVQPAKVLSHLYTYLGRNKKLGLSGRKSRDVGILSTSKLYSLNDKIFAFTPQNFDAEEYYTTNDAALLANNFTTNMAFLTINWKQMLGRPTITLVATHNHLDQGKIPLAMITTMKKLKSGYINGTRVSLGNMNDFLSTSCITNLSFLGSSEDGKPDKLNPQVQQYLEEHLMRAFPHRTGLLNRPVIKSAKNLKRKMSVKGAIKKTRSIAVEPPVDRTPSPTDEILSWANSTRLHRHRPLGETQYADTEVEELLSMLRETESLEEQGDILQFLVDSQGLYFNTGMLEEGHPVLIKDLLKDLYEKACQQKMWGIVRHTAGMLGKRVEDLAKAVTDLLVRQKQVTVGMPPTNEHTIVAPLPENELRVLIHQAYGDDESTAMLTQELLVYLAMFIRTEPQLFHEMLRLRVGLIIQVMATELSRTLICTGEEASEHLLNLSPFEMKNLLHHIMSGKEFAISSVGRGNFSVISCKSSRVSKKSQIGGFLSADQTDGSEAEPDRQGQWLRRRRLDGALNRVPRDFYPRVWQVLERCQGLAIEGRVLPQNLTQEMTPGELKFALAVETVLNTIPQPEYRQLVVEALMVLTLVTEYNVVSSLGGLITVEQLVHKANAIFLDDQMKIDGDATLCCAKPKEHRETNALGNLLCGGAAYVCQHFYDSAPSGSFGTMTYITRAIASSLNCLPKDGEFECSIS, encoded by the exons ATGAGGAGCCGTAGCAATTCCGGTGTCCGTTTGGACTATTACCAACGAATTGTACATAAAATTATTATGGACCATCAAAATGCAGTCACAGGTCTTTTCCCTGCAAGTCCTGAAAACGATCATGCCTGGGTGCGTGACAATATATATTGTATTCTTGCTGTGTGGGGCCTTTCGATGGCATATAAAAAAATAGCTGATGCAGATGAAGATAGAGCTAAAACATACGAATTAGAACAGAGCTGCGTAAAGTTAATGAGAGGTCTGTTAATGGCAATGATGCAGCAGAAGGAAAAAGTTGAAAAGTTTAAGTCCACTCAAAATCCACATGATGCTCTGCATGCCAAATACAGTTCTGTTAATGGACAAAGCGTTGTAGGCGATACGGAATGGGGACATCTTCAAATCGATGCCATTTCTCTTTATTTACTGGTTTTAGCACAAATGACAGCTTCCGGTTTACAAATTGTTTTCAATTTAGATGAG GTAGCATTTATTCAGAATCTAGTATTTTATATTGAGTCGGCTTATTGCACTCCTGACTATGGAATTTGGGAGAGAGGAGATAAAACAAACCATGGTTTGCCTGAACTAAATGCTAGCAGTATTGGAATGGCTAAGGCAGCAATGGAAGCAATGAATGAACTAGATTTGTTCGGCGCAAGAGGTGGAGCAACCTCTGTAATTCATGTATTAGCTGACGAAGCACAAAAATGTCAGGCAGTTTTACAGTCCATGTTACCGCGTGAATCGAACTCCAAAGAATTAGATAGTGGATTGTTACCTGTTATAAGCTTCCCAGCATTTGCTGTGGATGAACCTAATCTAATTCAATTAACAAGAGACGCTATCACTAGGAAACTGCAAGGCCGTTACGGCTGCAAAAGGTTTTTAAGAGATGGATATAAAACTGCAAAGGAGGATCCCAACAG GCTTTATTATGAACCATGGGAGCTGcgtatgtttgaaaatatagaATGCGAATGGCCCCTATTCTTCTGTTATTTAATCGTGGATTACTGCTTCCAAGGAAATAAAGAGGCAGTAGAGGATTACACAAAGCTGTTAGAAGATATAATGATCAAGGGTGATgatggaatcaaattagtacctGAATTATACTCTGTGGAAGCTGGGAATGTGTCGGCAGAATACGCTGAACCGGGTAGTCAAAAACGAATCGCATTAGGTAGATGTCCATTTATGTGGGCTCAATCTCTTTATATATTAGGGAAATTACTGCAAGAA gGTTTCCTAGCTGTGGGAGAGTTAGACCCATTAAATAGACGTCTATGTAGCGAAAAGAAACCGGATGTTGTGGTGCAAGTTGTAATATTGGCGGAGGATGCAGAAATTAGAGAAAAAATCGCTCAACACGACATCCACGTGCAAACGATTGCGGAGGTGTCTCCTATAGAAGTGCAGCCTGCAAAAGTACTCAGTCATTTGTATACTTATTTAG GCCGAAATAAGAAATTAGGTTTGTCCGGGCGTAAGTCAAGAGACGTCGGAATTTTGAGCACCAGTAAATTATATTCGCTGAACGATAAAATATTTGCGTTCACGCCGCAG AACTTTGACGCGGAGGAGTACTACACGACAAACGATGCAGCCCTCCTTGCCAACAATTTTACCACGAATATGGCATTCCTCACCATCAACTGGAAGCAAATGCTCGGCAGGCCAACTATAACACTTGTCGCTACTCATAATCATCTAG ATCAGGGAAAAATACCGTTGGCAATGATAACTACTATGAAAAAGCTAAAGAGCGGCTATATTAATGGCACGCGAGTTTCATTGGGGAACATGAATGATTTCTTGAGTACTTCCTGCATCACGAATTTAAGTTTCTTAGGAAGTTCCGAGGATGGGAAACCGGACAAGTTGAATCCACAG GTCCAGCAATATTTGGAGGAACATTTGATGCGCGCATTCCCACATCGCACCGGTCTTCTTAACAGGCCGGTAATTAAAAGCGCAAAGAACTTAAAACGTAAAATGTCGGTGAAAGGGGCTATAAAGAAAACAAGATCGATTGCCGTGGAAC CTCCCGTTGACCGTACACCATCGCCCACCGATGAGATTTTGTCTTGGGCGAATAGCACAAGGCTACACAGACACAGACCCTTAGGTGAGACTCAGTATGCGGACACAGAAGTTGAAGAGTTATTATCTATGCTCAGAGAAACAGAAAGCTTGGAGGAACAAGGagacattctacaatttctc GTGGATTCGCAAGGTCTGTACTTCAACACTGGTATGTTGGAGGAAGGTCATCCTGTTTTAATCAAAGATTTACTGAAAGATCTTTACGAGAAAGCTTGTCAACAAAAGATGTGGGGAATAGTACGTCACACAGCTGGAATGTTAGGAAAAAGGGTTGAGGATTTAGCTAAAGCGGTCACGGATTTGTTGGTCCGACAAAAACAAGTTACAGTCGGAATGCCACCCACCAATGAGCATACCATTGTAGCGCCATTGCCTGAAAACGAGTTACGAGTATTAATCCACCAGGCATACGGAGACGACGAATCTACTGCTATGCTAACACAGGAATTACTTGTGTACCTAGCAATGTTTATTAGAACGGAACCACAACTATTTCACGAAATGCTCAGGCTTCGAGTAGGTTTAATTATCCAAGTGATGGCTACTGAATTATCCAGAACTCTAATATGCACCGGAGAAGAAGCTTCGGAACATCTGTTGAACTTATCGCCGTTCGAAATGAAGAATCTTTTGCATCACATTATGAGCGGCAAAGAGTTCGCGATAAGTAGCG TCGGCCGAGGTAATTTCTCCGTTATCAGTTGCAAGTCTAGCAGAGTCAGCAag AAATCACAAATTGGAGGTTTCTTGAGTGCTGATCAGACCGATGGCAGTGAAGCTGAGCCGGACAGACAGGGTCAATGGTTACGACGACGAAGACTAGACGGGGCATTGAACAGAGTGCCAAGAGATTTTTATCCTCGTGTATGGCAAGTTCTCGAACGA TGCCAAGGTTTAGCAATCGAAGGTAGAGTCCTACCTCAAAATCTTACCCAAGAAATGACACCTGGGGAACTAAAGTTCGCTTTGGCAGTAGAAACTGTCTTAAACACTATACCCCAACCGGAGTATCGTCAATTGGTGGTTGAAGCTTTAATGGTATTAA